The proteins below are encoded in one region of Streptomyces marianii:
- a CDS encoding FAD-dependent monooxygenase, whose translation MTHSGERTDVLIVGGGPVGMALALDLTYRGVDCMVVDAGDGQVRHPKVSTIGPRSMELFRRWGVADAVRGAGWPADHPLDIAWVTRVGGHEVYRYRRGTAASRPAFVHTPEPDQICPAHWLTPVLAQAVGVHPDGPLRFRTTVDHVLPADDHVDAALTDQATGTTGTVRARFLVACDGASSPIRRACGIEAPGRHRTQVFRNVLFRAPELKERLGDRAALVYFLMLSSTLRFPMRSLNGSDLYNLVVGADGDGGTGVDAMSLIREALAFHTPVELLGDSEWRLTHRVADRYRAGRVLLAGDAAHTLSPSGGFGLNTGIADAADLGWKLAATLNGWAGRHLLDTYDTERRPIALESLDEANTNLQRTMGREVPPEIHLDGPEGERARTEMAGRLESSGAQREFDAPQIHFGLRYRSPAIIDDPDVPVRHGQPDADWRPGSEPGHRAAHAWWDAATSTLDLFGRGFVLLRFADHDDLPAFEGAFAGRGVPLTVHQGGDPEIAKLYERAFVLVRPDGHVAWRGDDLPGDPATLVDTVRGEGGEAASGEG comes from the coding sequence ATGACGCATTCCGGCGAGCGGACCGATGTGCTGATCGTGGGCGGCGGCCCGGTCGGGATGGCGCTGGCGCTGGACCTGACGTACCGCGGGGTCGACTGCATGGTCGTCGACGCCGGTGACGGACAGGTCCGGCATCCCAAGGTCAGCACGATCGGTCCGCGCTCGATGGAACTGTTCCGCCGCTGGGGCGTCGCGGACGCCGTCCGGGGGGCGGGCTGGCCCGCCGACCATCCTCTGGACATCGCCTGGGTCACCAGGGTGGGCGGTCACGAGGTGTACCGGTACCGCCGTGGCACCGCCGCGAGCCGACCGGCCTTCGTGCACACCCCCGAGCCCGACCAGATCTGTCCCGCACACTGGCTGACCCCGGTGCTGGCGCAGGCAGTGGGCGTCCACCCGGACGGCCCGCTGCGGTTCCGCACCACCGTCGACCACGTGCTGCCGGCCGACGACCACGTCGACGCCGCCCTCACCGACCAGGCCACCGGTACGACCGGCACCGTCCGGGCACGCTTCCTGGTCGCCTGCGACGGCGCCTCTTCCCCGATCCGCCGGGCCTGCGGCATCGAGGCACCGGGCCGTCACCGTACGCAGGTCTTCCGCAACGTCCTCTTCCGAGCCCCCGAACTCAAGGAGCGACTCGGCGACCGCGCCGCCCTCGTGTACTTCCTCATGCTGTCGTCCACGCTGCGCTTCCCCATGCGCTCGCTGAACGGCAGCGACCTGTACAACCTGGTCGTGGGCGCGGACGGCGACGGCGGGACCGGTGTCGACGCCATGTCCCTGATCCGCGAGGCCCTGGCCTTCCACACGCCGGTGGAACTGCTCGGCGACAGCGAGTGGCGTCTCACCCACCGGGTCGCCGACCGGTACCGGGCCGGGCGCGTCCTCCTCGCCGGCGACGCGGCGCACACCCTGTCGCCTTCCGGCGGCTTCGGGCTCAACACCGGTATCGCGGACGCCGCCGACCTGGGGTGGAAACTCGCCGCCACGCTGAACGGCTGGGCGGGACGGCACCTGCTCGACACGTACGACACGGAGCGCCGGCCGATCGCCCTGGAGAGCCTCGACGAGGCCAACACCAACCTTCAGCGCACCATGGGCAGGGAGGTACCACCCGAGATCCACCTGGACGGGCCCGAGGGCGAGCGGGCCCGCACCGAGATGGCCGGGCGGCTGGAGAGCAGCGGCGCGCAGCGGGAGTTCGACGCCCCGCAGATCCACTTCGGACTGCGCTACCGCTCGCCGGCGATCATCGACGACCCCGACGTACCGGTCCGCCACGGTCAGCCGGACGCCGACTGGCGGCCCGGCAGCGAGCCCGGCCACCGCGCCGCGCACGCCTGGTGGGACGCCGCCACCTCCACGCTCGACCTGTTCGGCCGGGGCTTCGTCCTGCTTCGCTTCGCGGACCACGACGACCTTCCGGCGTTCGAGGGCGCTTTCGCCGGGCGGGGCGTGCCGCTGACCGTGCATCAGGGCGGCGACCCGGAGATCGCCAAACTGTACGAGCGCGCCTTCGTGCTCGTACGCCCCGACGGCCATGTGGCGTGGCGCGGCGACGATCTCCCAGGGGACCCGGCGACCCTCGTCGACACGGTCCGGGGCGAGGGGGGCGAGGCCGCATCCGGCGAGGGGTGA
- a CDS encoding DUF4396 domain-containing protein produces MKPGTAAIDWMMRGTAYMDVAGSGVSGNTADALMYFWFFLVVLSTAYVAYDAFTKNPELTVMKWGWVLVTLYIGPVGAALYVLSCKEPRPGTHERFVAPLWKQAFGSTIHCVAGDATGIMMAAVIASMLGLPPWGDSVLEYVVGFGFGLLIFQALFMRDMLGGSYLRAVRSTVFAEWLSMNCVMGAMVAVLVIIRSHVPGTDDAGSVRFWATFSVAVLAGLAFAYPVNVWLVANHLKHGMGTVRALGEGGEAVPAATAAPVSAGAGMDMPQSEVTGEQKAAMATLTLVFLASGVLLAGIFGDLG; encoded by the coding sequence GTGAAGCCCGGTACAGCGGCCATCGACTGGATGATGAGGGGTACGGCGTACATGGATGTGGCCGGCAGCGGCGTCAGCGGGAACACGGCTGACGCACTGATGTATTTCTGGTTCTTCCTGGTCGTGCTGTCCACGGCCTACGTCGCCTACGACGCGTTCACCAAGAACCCCGAACTGACCGTGATGAAGTGGGGCTGGGTCCTGGTGACGCTCTACATCGGTCCGGTCGGCGCGGCACTCTACGTGCTCTCCTGCAAGGAACCCAGGCCGGGGACCCATGAGCGGTTCGTGGCACCCCTGTGGAAACAGGCTTTCGGGTCGACCATCCACTGTGTGGCCGGAGATGCCACCGGCATCATGATGGCCGCGGTGATCGCGTCGATGCTGGGCCTTCCTCCCTGGGGCGACAGCGTGCTCGAGTACGTTGTGGGTTTCGGCTTCGGACTGCTGATCTTCCAGGCCCTCTTCATGCGGGACATGCTCGGCGGAAGCTACCTCCGGGCCGTGCGCTCCACCGTGTTCGCGGAGTGGCTGTCGATGAACTGCGTGATGGGTGCCATGGTGGCCGTGCTCGTGATCATTCGGAGCCATGTGCCCGGTACCGACGACGCGGGCAGCGTCCGCTTCTGGGCCACGTTCTCCGTCGCGGTCCTGGCAGGGCTGGCCTTCGCCTACCCCGTGAACGTCTGGCTGGTGGCCAACCATCTGAAGCACGGCATGGGGACCGTACGGGCACTGGGCGAGGGCGGGGAAGCGGTCCCGGCGGCGACGGCGGCGCCGGTCTCGGCCGGCGCCGGAATGGACATGCCGCAGAGCGAGGTGACCGGGGAGCAGAAGGCCGCGATGGCGACGCTGACCCTCGTCTTCCTCGCCTCCGGTGTCCTGCTGGCGGGCATCTTCGGAGACCTCGGCTGA
- a CDS encoding APC family permease, translated as MSDPAAAMPRAELTPRDVTVMVVGIVLGIGIFRTPSLVAQYSADETVFVSLWLLGGLFTLAGALCYAELGSARPDAGGEYAFLRAAYGPRLALLFAWARCTVIQPGAIAAAAFVTGDYANVLLPLGRYGPGVYALASILLFTLVNRVGTRPGKTTQNVIGVAVVLAVLAIVVSAFLTTGPTPRQGTPQDTTWAGIGLAMMFILLTYGGWNEAAYLSGELHDARRTMARALIAGVLIVIAVSLAINFAYLRVLGLDGIRDSDVVGAAMMRAVAGSTGEAVMSVVVVLSALTTVNGLIITGSRSYYVLGRDLGALKSIGRWRERGSTPANALVLQAAVCAALVVFGSATRAGFRSMVSYTAPVFWFFTLLVALSLYVFHHRGTGGRHPYRTPLHPVTPAFFALACLGVLWSSLLYAGWGSVLGVAVLLAGTPLLLVRTAGSDSG; from the coding sequence ATGTCCGACCCGGCCGCCGCGATGCCCCGGGCCGAGCTGACCCCCCGAGACGTCACGGTCATGGTGGTGGGCATCGTCCTGGGCATCGGCATCTTCAGGACGCCCTCGCTCGTCGCCCAGTACTCCGCCGACGAGACCGTCTTCGTGTCCCTGTGGCTGCTGGGCGGCCTCTTCACCCTGGCCGGAGCGCTCTGCTACGCCGAACTGGGTAGTGCGCGCCCGGACGCGGGCGGCGAGTACGCCTTCCTCCGCGCGGCCTACGGGCCCCGCCTCGCACTGTTGTTCGCCTGGGCGCGGTGCACGGTCATCCAGCCGGGCGCCATCGCCGCCGCGGCCTTCGTCACGGGCGACTACGCGAACGTGCTTCTGCCGCTGGGCCGGTACGGTCCCGGCGTCTACGCCCTCGCCTCGATCCTCCTGTTCACCCTGGTCAACCGGGTGGGAACGAGGCCGGGGAAGACCACCCAGAATGTCATCGGGGTGGCCGTCGTCCTGGCCGTCCTCGCCATCGTCGTCTCCGCGTTCCTCACCACCGGCCCGACGCCCCGTCAGGGCACCCCGCAGGACACGACCTGGGCCGGGATCGGCCTGGCCATGATGTTCATCCTCCTGACCTACGGGGGCTGGAACGAGGCCGCCTACCTCTCGGGCGAACTGCACGACGCCCGCCGCACCATGGCCCGGGCCCTGATCGCCGGCGTCCTGATCGTCATCGCGGTGTCCCTCGCGATCAACTTCGCCTATCTGCGCGTGCTGGGACTGGACGGCATCCGCGACTCCGACGTGGTGGGGGCCGCGATGATGCGCGCCGTCGCCGGCAGCACCGGCGAGGCCGTGATGAGCGTCGTCGTTGTGTTGTCCGCCCTCACCACGGTCAACGGACTGATCATCACCGGCTCGCGCTCCTACTACGTCCTCGGCCGCGACCTCGGGGCGCTGAAGTCCATCGGCCGGTGGCGGGAGCGCGGCTCGACCCCCGCCAACGCGCTCGTCCTCCAGGCTGCCGTCTGCGCGGCCCTGGTCGTCTTCGGATCCGCCACCCGGGCGGGCTTCCGGTCGATGGTCTCGTACACCGCGCCGGTGTTCTGGTTCTTCACGCTGCTGGTGGCGCTGTCGCTGTACGTCTTCCACCATCGGGGGACCGGTGGTAGACACCCCTACCGGACGCCGCTGCACCCTGTGACTCCGGCGTTCTTCGCCCTCGCCTGCCTCGGGGTGCTCTGGTCCAGCCTCCTCTACGCCGGCTGGGGCTCGGTCCTGGGCGTGGCGGTCCTCCTGGCCGGCACCCCCCTGCTCCTCGTCCGGACCGCCGGCTCAGACTCTGGCTGA